gccacgatGTTCtaggggaccatcaatgctgcagaaatgttttggtacccttgcccagatctgtgcctcgacacaatcctgtctcggagctctacggacaattcctttgacctcatggcttggtttttgctctgacatgcactgtcaactgtggcacaTTTTATATAGACAGTTCTGTACCTTTCCAAattatccaatcaattgaattttccaccggtggactccaatcaagttgtagaaacatcttaagggtgatcaatggaaacaggaggcaccgGAGCACATTTTTTtaatctcatagcaaagagtctgaatacttttataaATAAATTGTTTCAGTTTTTattctctaaaaacctgttttcgctttgtcattatggggtattgtgtgtagattgaggatttttatttatttaatccatttttgaataaacgtaacaaaatgtgcaaaaagtcaatactttacgaatgcactaaCTAACTACCCGTAGTTCTCAGCAAGCACTAAGTGTGTGAGTCCTGTATGTCCTTGTGTctgacccgtgtgtgtgtgtaggataagTCCCTCCCTCGGCGTGTGTCTGAGGCAGCtgtgccccaggtggtgaagtggGTGCGCTCTCAGGTGAGGGGTGTGTCTGCCCCCCTGCTGCTCTGGAGCCTCCTCTTCTGCAGTGTCACCCTCTGTCTGCTCCGGGGACTGCAGCTGGAAATTACACTCAAGACCAAACCTACTGCAGCCAAGGCTGAACCAAAACCAAAACCCACAGCTACACCCCACCAGCCTGATGTTAAGGAGGCCAATTCCAACGACAAAGATGGTCTAGGAcaaagacaggaggaggaggaggagcgggaggaggTTGATGCAGAAGAGGATGATGCAAAAGAGGATGAGCGAAGGGGGGAAGAcgaggagagtgaaagagaagagaacGATGTAAGAGATGAagtggaagaagaagaggatggagaagaggaggaggggagtgttGACTGACTGTCTCAAGAAATAGTTTCCTCCTGACCCCTGAACATGGGATTTGGTAGCCCTCCCTTCCACTAACTCTCTGTGTCCTAGTGCTCAGGAGAAAGCTGCCCATCTTGACTACCTGTCTGCCTTTCCCTAACAATAACTTTCTCACCAAAGAATTTCGTTGATGGTTTATTCTACATTTGACaatcattttatttgaaatgaatAGACAAAGTTTTCCAATTATCTATAGTATTATTACAATCAAgagaaaataactttttttgtcaGTGTCCTTGTAATTGTACATGTTTACGTGTGTGTTAAAGGGTGTTTGGTTTGCCACTGTGGTCCTTTGCTTTGCTACCAGATATAATGTACTGAATCACCAATTCTGCACTTTCCCGCCAGGCGTCTTTCCACGTTTGAAAAAACATCACATCCATGAATGGAAAATGTTAATGTTTTTGTATCATTTATAATAAAGATAGGAAATGTATCCATTTGGTTCTTCATTATTAGACAAATTCAAAATGATCTGACAGAGAATTGTAAACCATATGAATTGTAATCGGCATTCTAAGCAACAAACAACACTTTTAGAATGTTCTGTCATTAGAATATAATGTAGTTGACATACAGATGATGACAACATGGTAAAGGCTATCCAGGTCTGTTGAAGATAAAGCTAATAGTGTTACCCATATCTGAGGAGATGCCCTGGTGTTGCTGCTGGATATGATCTCTATGAAGGTGTGAGAGAGGGCGGAAAAGAAATGAATTGTGATAGTTAATTGGTTTATGAAACATTTGAGGTGGGAGTAGGTGTGTGTGGCTGccccatctgtctgtgtgtgtgtgtgtgtcaccacttCAGTACCCCAGGACAGTACTTGTCGATGAGAGACTGGTAGTATGGCTTCAACTTCTCTATGTCAGGCAGCTCAGTGGTCTTGGTGTAGAGGTCAAACTTACTGTAGGGGTCAAATGTTCGAGGTCAAACTGACTGCAGAGAGGCTAGAgaaaatatatttgtgtgtgtgttgagacgtACTTGAACTCGCGAACCCAGGGAATCATGCGCATGTCCTTGTCATCACAGAGGTGCATGTAGTCTCCATGGGAGTGCCAGGGGTAGAAGGAATGGAACCGGATCATATACAGACCCTAGAGCGGGAGAGCGGAGGAGTGAAGACTTTTAGGTGAGTTAACACTCTGAGCAGCAGTTTTAAACTAGAACCACTGAGTTTTTGTAAACCTGTATTCTCTTTGCTAATGTAGAACCATAGACCCCCATTCTCACCTCTTCTGGGATGGTGCACTTGTTGAACTTCATGACCCTGTAGAGATACTctggaacaaacaacacagacagcaGTTCAGTAGTGTTACTGTGCAGGCCCATGTGCCATACAgtggtgactgtgtgtatgtctctgtgttacTCACCATCATGGCCCCAGGACATGAGCACATTGTCCAGCCCACAGTTTGGCTTATAGATCCCACACTCAGAACTAGagcgggggaggagaagagaggtgatCATCTGAATTAAGTATATAAGATGGCACATTAACTTTTTGTATATACGTGTCTGCTAAATAGCATAATGTGAACACTTCTCCAGGCTGGCTTGTAGCCGGCATGTTGTGCAGTGAATGATGGGGTTTGATAAGACTTTTTGATTAGATTGGTAAAAAGAGAAGTGTAACAGTACTTGTAAGCAGGGTTTTTGTCATCGGGGTTGTCCACGAAGGTACTGCCTCGAAACACAATGCCATTCTGGAACCTGcaccccactgggaatgtgtccCCCACTACAGCCCACTGCAGGACAGGGACACAGTGCAGTTAGCCTAGCGTTGCCTAACATTACAGGCCATTTTACCACTGCTGTTAGCGTAGCCAAGCATCACAACCTGTATCAGGGTAACATTGAGAGGCATTCACCTGGGGTTCCCCTGACAGAGCCATGATCTTCCCAATGTCATGGATCAGCCCCACCAACTGGAACCAgtctggagagggaggagagataaggATTAGAGTTGTGAaccatgtgtgcatgcgtgcttgtgtgtgtgtgcgtgtgtttgcctTCGTGGGGGTGTTCCCTGCGGATGCCCTCAGCGGTCTGAAAGGCGTGGTATGAGTTGGGGAAGTCGACGTCGGGGTCGGACTCATCAACCAGCTGGTCCAGAGATATGACGGCTTCCATCACCTCCATCTGGGCATGCGCACAACCTGACCACTCAGAGtgctgcagaggagaggaggagtggggaaGGTTAATGAGTGGTATGTTCATGTTATCTGCAACATTAGACGATATTACATAACATCTTACATGTTAACAGTCACAGTTACACTCCTCGTTAAACATTACAGGTTGGTTTAGCCTGCtctactgaaacacacacacacagttgtttgCATTTGCACTGAACCTGTCTTGACAGACTCACCTTCTGCTTGACAAAGTCCAGGGTCTGGTTGGTGTGCATCAGCTTGTATGTGTTATACACACGATCAATCAGACTCCCGCTCTGTTACATACACACATTACAGATGTGTTGTGATTACCAGCCTTAAAACAGTAATATTATGTCGCAACCATGGTAAAAAATCATACTCCTTTGCTGACCTCAAAATTCCTGTATTCTGTCTTGTCCTTGTCTTTCTGCTCCAGGTCTAAGATGGGGCGGTATGCTAGAGATGGGTCTGGACCCTGAAACAGATAGACAAAGGGACAGACAAAGAAAGTAAAGTACACATTTTAACATGGCGAATGTGATAGAAAACACCATACGTTTCAAATAGAAATATTAGACCTACAAAGTTTTAACCTGTAGCAGTAGATCACACAAAATATTATTTGATTATCAGATGCATAATGACACCAAGTTAAACTtatgatagacagacacatacagacagacacattagacAGACACCTTTGCTACAacaatcctgcagaaacaggCATTGTGTGGGttatattaattatattatattaatattgtaGGCCTTGAtgcattttttgtaagggaaaatcaggtCTGAAATGTCAGTGTAAATtaaaaacttcagaagcctttttaaacatttacatttcctgcattacaGGAAAGTTTTactgcaacaggctgatcaagtgaagatcctacatctgtaatagctaaatatattttttctacttTTCTACAGTCATACGTACAATATTGACGACCCTCATGGTGAGGTCAGTCCGTCAGTCCGTCCGGGTATGAATAAGTATGGGTCTGCTGGCTCCTCTAAAGTGCAGCCCCAGACCCTGTCCTGTATATACCCCTTTGGTTTAACAACACTTATGTCATACACCCTCACAGCATACAGGTAGTGATAGTTTAACTCAGCCCCCACTGAGATAACGACTAACGGGGTTCATCTGGCTGGACTactctgtgtacgtgtgtgtgagcgtgtttgTTTTCCTTGAGAGAACAGTGAGTCTAACTATGATCAGCAGGTATCTGGTTTGGGCTGGTCTTGagagttgtgtttgtgtgcgtatttgtctctgtgttatttattataatttttttaatctcttatttaactaggcaagtcagtaagaacaaattcttatttacaatgacggcgtaccccggccaaacccggacgatgctgggccaattgtgcgccgcactatgggactgccaatcacggccgtttgtgatacagcctggcctggaatcgaacaagggtctgtagtgatgcctctagcactgaggtgccgtgccttagaccgctgcaccac
This portion of the Salvelinus sp. IW2-2015 linkage group LG4q.1:29, ASM291031v2, whole genome shotgun sequence genome encodes:
- the miox gene encoding inositol oxygenase codes for the protein MRVVNIGPDPSLAYRPILDLEQKDKDKTEYRNFESGSLIDRVYNTYKLMHTNQTLDFVKQKHSEWSGCAHAQMEVMEAVISLDQLVDESDPDVDFPNSYHAFQTAEGIRREHPHEDWFQLVGLIHDIGKIMALSGEPQWAVVGDTFPVGCRFQNGIVFRGSTFVDNPDDKNPAYNSECGIYKPNCGLDNVLMSWGHDEYLYRVMKFNKCTIPEEGLYMIRFHSFYPWHSHGDYMHLCDDKDMRMIPWVREFNKFDLYTKTTELPDIEKLKPYYQSLIDKYCPGVLKW